From a region of the Longimicrobium sp. genome:
- a CDS encoding DUF817 domain-containing protein — protein MADSSSGAHPEARVSAEEPAFSALPRPRRGRSRVRRALIEFLWFGIKNARACLFAGLFFVAVFAVPRAGILGIPRYDLLLLIALAIQIGMLWTGLETWDELKAITIFHVIGFALEVFKTSDAIRSWSYPDFAYSKVLGVPLFSGFMYAAVGSYVIQAWRLFDLRIRHHPPYWMAALTALAIYANFFTHHYIADLRWHLAALALGLYARTTVLFRPLDRDRGMPLLVSFLLIGFFIWLAENISTFFGIWRYPDQLGAWTTVHVGKWSSWSLLVVMTVTIVANLKHIKERVHVPA, from the coding sequence ATGGCTGACTCGAGCTCTGGTGCTCACCCGGAGGCGCGAGTGAGCGCGGAGGAGCCGGCGTTCTCGGCTCTGCCGCGGCCGCGGCGCGGGCGCTCCCGAGTGCGGCGCGCGCTGATCGAGTTCCTCTGGTTCGGCATCAAGAACGCACGCGCATGCTTGTTCGCCGGGCTGTTCTTCGTGGCCGTGTTCGCCGTTCCGCGTGCGGGCATCCTGGGGATTCCGCGCTACGACCTCCTGCTCCTCATCGCACTCGCGATCCAGATCGGGATGTTGTGGACGGGGCTCGAAACGTGGGACGAGCTGAAGGCCATCACCATCTTCCACGTGATCGGGTTCGCGCTCGAGGTGTTCAAGACGTCCGACGCCATCCGCTCGTGGAGCTATCCCGACTTCGCCTACAGCAAGGTGCTCGGGGTTCCGCTCTTCTCCGGCTTCATGTACGCGGCCGTGGGGAGCTACGTCATCCAGGCGTGGCGGCTCTTCGACCTGCGGATCCGGCATCACCCGCCCTACTGGATGGCGGCACTGACCGCGCTGGCGATCTACGCGAACTTCTTCACGCACCACTACATCGCGGACCTGCGCTGGCACCTCGCCGCGCTGGCGCTGGGGCTGTATGCCCGCACCACCGTGCTGTTCCGGCCACTGGACCGCGACCGTGGAATGCCGCTGCTGGTGTCGTTTCTCCTGATCGGGTTCTTTATCTGGCTCGCCGAAAACATCAGCACGTTCTTTGGCATCTGGAGGTATCCGGATCAGCTGGGCGCGTGGACCACCGTGCACGTGGGGAAGTGGAGTTCCTGGTCGCTCCTGGTGGTAATGACGGTCACGATCGTGGCGAATCTCAAGCACATCAAGGAGCGCGTGCACGTGCCGGCCTGA
- a CDS encoding DNA/RNA non-specific endonuclease codes for MPPPIAYTTSVITKQWNQPVTATVVTRATAILTSTNMTGGSGPSSDILPPGWGDGACPTHHNRGHLIGNHLGGPGNVAQNLVTLTAGTNHPFMYEYEDAVRRFVLANAGSQYVYTVDCEYDGYQATPHFPIPGASGNPFCLFPAPSGLKLSLQGNGPIALGELVKHLPKPPLDLGPAEFYTVLYVPNGGYKFYTGAAHTANSCWSVVQDPHSPTIQTNAASYARALGHIP; via the coding sequence ATGCCGCCGCCGATCGCCTACACGACGAGCGTCATCACCAAGCAGTGGAACCAGCCGGTCACGGCGACGGTCGTCACGCGGGCGACCGCGATCCTGACCTCCACCAACATGACCGGCGGGTCGGGCCCCAGCTCGGACATCCTCCCGCCGGGGTGGGGTGACGGGGCATGCCCCACGCACCACAACCGGGGCCACCTCATCGGCAATCACCTGGGCGGCCCCGGGAACGTGGCGCAGAATCTCGTCACCCTGACGGCGGGCACCAACCACCCGTTCATGTACGAGTACGAGGACGCGGTGCGGCGGTTCGTCCTCGCCAACGCGGGGAGCCAGTACGTCTACACCGTGGACTGTGAGTACGACGGCTACCAGGCGACGCCCCACTTTCCCATCCCGGGAGCGAGCGGGAACCCGTTCTGCCTCTTTCCCGCTCCGAGCGGACTCAAGCTGTCGCTGCAGGGCAATGGGCCGATCGCGCTGGGGGAGCTGGTGAAGCACCTTCCCAAGCCGCCGCTGGACCTCGGCCCCGCGGAGTTCTACACTGTCCTGTACGTGCCGAACGGAGGCTACAAGTTCTACACCGGCGCCGCGCACACGGCGAATAGCTGCTGGTCAGTGGTCCAGGACCCCCATTCGCCGACCATCCAGACCAACGCGGCCTCGTACGCGCGCGCCCTCGGCCACATCCCCTGA